Below is a window of Nocardioides sp. S-1144 DNA.
TCGCCAAGGCGGTCAACGCCAAGACCATCGGTCTCGACCAGGCTCCCGAGGGGTACGCGCAGTTCGACTCGGGCGCGGCCCAGAAGTTCGTCATCGACCCCCACGGCATGACCGGCTGACCCCGTTCCCCACCAGGTGGCGGGCCGAGGGCGCCGTCGACGACGGCGTTCTCGGGCCGGGGCACGACCGGACCGGGACGCCCTAGGGTCGGGACATGCGCCGCCTCGTGCTCCTCACGGTCCTGGCCGTCGTCGCCACCCTGCTCCCCGCCGCCCCGTCGTCCTCGGCCGACCTGCCCTCGGCGGCCCAGTGGCGCGCCGACGTGCGCGAGGTGATGGCCGGCTCCCGGGCCCACCTCGCCGAGCGCGCGGCGAGCGCCGCGCCGGGGGAGCGGCTCGCGATCAACCTCGACGTCGACAACACGATGCTGGCCACCGAGTACGCCAACGGTGAGCCGGTGCGGCCGGTGCTGCGCCTGGCCCGCACCGCCCGGCGGCTCGGGGTCGCGGTGCTCGTCAACACCGCCCGCGACGAGTCGCAGCGCGCCCGGACGGCCCGCAAGCTCGCCGAGGCCGGCTACGTCGTCGACCTGCTCTGCCTGCGCCAGCGGGGCACCGGCGCCGCGGCCGGCAAGCAGCGGTGCCGCGCGTGGTTCGCCGACCTCGGCTACGTGCTGGTGGCCAACGTCGGCAACCACCCGCACGACTTCACCGGCGGCGGCTACGAGCGCGCGTACCGGCTCCCGCGCTACGGCGGGCAGCTCTCCTAGCGGCCGGCACGCTCAGGAGCGGTCGAGGTCGACCGTCTCCGGGGTGTGCAGCCGCACCATGAACCGCAGCGCGTGCGCGGGCGCCGAGGCCGCCGTGGCCAGCGAGACCAGCACCATCGCGGCGAGGGCGAGCGGCACCGACCAGGCGGCGGGCTGCCCCACGACGACGTCCACCCAGCCGTCGCCCCACCCGCTCGAGCCGTCGGCCAGCGTCCAGCCGACGGCGGCGACGGACCCGGCGCCGCCGACGAGCAGGCCCGCCACGGCCCCGGCGGCGGTGAGGCCGCGCCACCAGATGCCGAGCACCAGCAGGGGGCAGAACGTCGAGGCGGCGACCGCGAAGGCGAGCCCGACGGCGCGGGCCACCCCGAAGTCGGGCAGCAGCAGCGCGGCGGTGAGCGGCACCACGACCGCCACGGCCGTGGCCACCCGGAACGCCGTCAGGTCGGGCAGTCGCTTCGACGTCACGTCCTGGGTCAGCACCCCGGACACCGCGATCGCCAGCCCCGACGACGTCGACAGGAACGCCGCGAACGCGCCCGCGGTGACCATCCCGGTCAGCACGTCGCCCAGGAGACCCGGCACCACCAGTCGCGGCAGCTCGAGCACCAGGCTGTCGGAGGCGGTCGGCTCGGCGCCGTAGGCGCGACCGAGCGCGGCGTAGACCGGCGGCAGGAGGTAGAAGACGCCGAGCAGGGCGAGCACGGCCAGGGTGGTGCGGCGCGCGGCGCGACCGTCGGGGTTGGTGTAGAACCGCACGACCACGTGCGGCAGGCCCATCGTGCCGAGGAACGTCGCCAGCACCAGCGAGTAGGTCGTGTAGAGCCCCTGGGCACCGCCGTCCGCCAGGGGGACCGACCAGTCGGCGGCGGTCGCGCTCGGCCCGGACACGCGGTCGCCGGCCCACACCACGAGCAGCACCGCGGCCGGCACGAGCAGCGCGGTCAGCTTGAGCCAGTACTGGAAGGCCTGCACGAAGGTGATGCTGCGCATCCCGCCGGAGCCGACGCTGACCAGCACGACGAGCCCGACGACGACCGGGCCGACCCAGCGCGGCGCGTCGAGGGCGGCGGCCAGGGTGAGCCCGGCGCCCTCGAACTGCGGCAGCAGGTAGAGCCAGCCGATCGCGACGACGAGCACCGAGCAGACGTGGCGGACCCGGCGCGAGTCCAGCCGCGCCTCGGCGAAGTCGGGCAGCGTGTAGGCCCCGCTGCGCCGCAGCGGGGCGGCGACCAGCACGAGGAGCACCAGGTAGCCCGCCGTCCAGCCGATCGGGTACCAGAGCATGTCGGCGCCGAAGGTGAGCAGCAGCCCCGCGACCCCGAGGAAGGACGCCGCGCTGAGGTACTCCCCGCCGATCGCGCTCGCGTTGAGGCCCGGGCGCACGGTGCGCGAGGCGACGAAGAAGTCGCTGGTCGTGCGCGAGACCCGGAGCCCCCAGGTGCCGATCGCGAGGGTCGCGAGCGAGACCAGGACGACCGCCACCAGCCCCGGCACCTGCGTCACGGCCGGTCCACCGGCCGGCTCACCGCTCGACCTCGCCCATCAGCTCGGCGAAGTCGCGCTCGTTGCGCTCGGCCCGCCGCACGTAGTGCCAGCCGAGCAGCACCAGCCACGGGTAGACGAGCACCCCCAGCACCAGCCACGCCACCGGCGCCCCGGCCACGCGGACGTCGTCCAGCCCGGGCGCGAGGAAGAACAGCAGCGGCAGCCCGCCCACCGTGACCGTGAGCAGACCCAGCACCCGCGCCGCCAGCCACAGCTGCTCGCGCAGCAGCGAGCCGAGGTAGACGCCGCCCAGCGGCGAGGCCTCGTCGATGTCGCCGGTGCGCGGGATCGGCCGCGCCCGTCGGTCCGGTCCGGTCACCCGCACCCGCCGCGGCGGGCCCTGCTCGCTCACGACGGCTCGGTGGCGTGGAGGAGGCGGTCGCGCAGCTCGCGGGTGTTGCGGCGGCTGACGCCGAGCTCGGTCCCGCCCCGTCCGACGACGACGGTGCAGCGGCCCCCGGCGGTCCGGACCTCGCGCACGTGGGCGATC
It encodes the following:
- a CDS encoding sodium/solute symporter; the protein is MTQVPGLVAVVLVSLATLAIGTWGLRVSRTTSDFFVASRTVRPGLNASAIGGEYLSAASFLGVAGLLLTFGADMLWYPIGWTAGYLVLLVLVAAPLRRSGAYTLPDFAEARLDSRRVRHVCSVLVVAIGWLYLLPQFEGAGLTLAAALDAPRWVGPVVVGLVVLVSVGSGGMRSITFVQAFQYWLKLTALLVPAAVLLVVWAGDRVSGPSATAADWSVPLADGGAQGLYTTYSLVLATFLGTMGLPHVVVRFYTNPDGRAARRTTLAVLALLGVFYLLPPVYAALGRAYGAEPTASDSLVLELPRLVVPGLLGDVLTGMVTAGAFAAFLSTSSGLAIAVSGVLTQDVTSKRLPDLTAFRVATAVAVVVPLTAALLLPDFGVARAVGLAFAVAASTFCPLLVLGIWWRGLTAAGAVAGLLVGGAGSVAAVGWTLADGSSGWGDGWVDVVVGQPAAWSVPLALAAMVLVSLATAASAPAHALRFMVRLHTPETVDLDRS
- a CDS encoding HAD family acid phosphatase encodes the protein MRRLVLLTVLAVVATLLPAAPSSSADLPSAAQWRADVREVMAGSRAHLAERAASAAPGERLAINLDVDNTMLATEYANGEPVRPVLRLARTARRLGVAVLVNTARDESQRARTARKLAEAGYVVDLLCLRQRGTGAAAGKQRCRAWFADLGYVLVANVGNHPHDFTGGGYERAYRLPRYGGQLS
- a CDS encoding DUF485 domain-containing protein; translated protein: MSEQGPPRRVRVTGPDRRARPIPRTGDIDEASPLGGVYLGSLLREQLWLAARVLGLLTVTVGGLPLLFFLAPGLDDVRVAGAPVAWLVLGVLVYPWLVLLGWHYVRRAERNERDFAELMGEVER